In one window of Brassica rapa cultivar Chiifu-401-42 chromosome A07, CAAS_Brap_v3.01, whole genome shotgun sequence DNA:
- the LOC103830434 gene encoding D-glycerate 3-kinase, chloroplastic — MAGATSSLILSPWQATLDHYNNKTKRFFVKGYPFPCHHSDPICHSFNIKRRVLPSSSSSSIFKDNHVVTHSSSSSDKLQTHFSMSGCGCSWIQDNSMLHYSATSNWTSKKCSALPTTKTVDVSSVSDLFEFICSGPLVDKIGITPEKVGQAIDKWLLYGSQLCRLFQLNELKLTIPQKARLYHYYIPVFVWCQDQIALHSSKFNDGDDVPPLVIGFSAPQGCGKTTLVFALDYLFKTTKMKSATISIDDFYLTAEGQAKLREENPGNALLEYRGNAGSHDLPFSVETIEALTKLTKEGMKMKVPRYDKSAYSGRGDRADPTTWPEVEGPLKVILFEGWMLGFKPLPAEVVKAVDPQLEIVNKNLEAYYEAWDKYIDAWVVIKIKDPSYVYRWRLQAEVAMRQAGKAGMSDDEVNDFVSRYLPAYKAYLPTLYEEGPSGSEPERVLAIDIDEERNPILAT; from the exons atggcgGGGGCAACTTCAAGTTTGATATTGTCTCCATGGCAAGCGACTCTTGATCATTATAATAATAAGACTAAGAGGTTTTTTGTCAAAGGTTATCCGTTTCcgtgtcaccactctgaccctaTTTGCCATTCTTTTAATATCAAAAGACGtgttcttccttcttcttcttcctcttccataTTTAAGGACAACCATGTCGTTACTCATTCTTCATCCTCCTCAGACAAGCTTCAAACTCATTTCTCCATGTCCG gTTGTGGTTGCTCGTGGATTCAAGACAACTCAATGCTTCATTACTCGGCTACAAGTAATTGGACGTCGAAGAAATGTTCGGCGTTACCAACAACAAAAACAGTGGATGTCTCTTCAGTTTCAGACCTTTTTGAGTTCATATGCTCTGGTCCACTCGTGGACAAGATCGGTATCACTCCTGAAAAAGTTGGCCAGGCCATTGACAAATGGTTGCTCTATGGCTCACAGCTATGCAGACTCTTTCAGCTGAACGAGCTTAAGCTCACCATTCCTCAGAAAGCTAGGCTTTACCATTACTATATACCCGTCTTTGTTTGGTGCCAAGACCAGATTGCTCTGCATAGCTCCAAGTTTaatgatggagatgatgtgCCTCCCCTAGTG ATTGGATTCAGCGCACCTCAAGGATGTGGCAAGACTACACTAGTGTTTGCACTTGATTATCTTTTCAAAACTACAAAAAT GAAGTCGGCGACAATATCTATAGACGATTTTTACTTGACTGCAGAAGGCCAGGCTAAGTTGAGAGAAGAGAATCCAGGAAATGCACTCCTTGAG TATCGTGGGAATGCAGGAAGCCATGATCTTCCATTTTCTGTCGAGACAATAGAAGCCCTGACTAAACTGACCAAGGAAG GCATGAAGATGAAAGTTCCTCGCTATGATAAG TCTGCGTATAGCGGGAGGGGTGACAGAGCCGATCCAACAACATGGCCTGAAGTTGAAGGACCTCTAAAG GTTATTCTCTTTGAGGGATGGATGCTTGGCTTCAAACCTCTTCCTGCTGAAGTCGTTAAAGCTGTGGATCCTCAG CTGGAGATAGTGAATAAGAACCTTGAAGCGTATTACGAGGCATGGGACAAGTACATAGATGCATGGGTGGTCATCAAAATCAAGGACCCAAGTTATGTATACCGATGGCGTCTTCAGGCGGAAGTAGCAATGAGGCAGGCTGGCAAAGCCGGGATGTCAGATGATGAG GTGAATGACTTTGTGTCGAGGTACTTACCGGCATATAAGGCATATCTTCCGACATTGTACGAGGAAGGACCAAGCGGGTCGGAACCAGAGCGTGTCCTTGCTATAGATATCGATGAAGAAAGGAACCCTATACTCGCAACCTAG
- the LOC103830432 gene encoding cyclin-A2-4 — MGNEKAVSGNTIPLHPRPITRALARASSNLTTSSEGAVATTLINNQGRVLRANSKRTASDDKNANAPKRRAVLNDITNVACENKIQIKKGRASSSRVTNAEVQVVCKGTNEASSCSFTEKPSSKLPPRPPGRSTSTVKRICVGGSSTVASIPKFIDIDSDVKDHLLCSLYAPEIHYNMRVAELKRRPSPDFMERTQRDVTKTMRGILVDWLVEVSEEYTLVPDTLYLTVYLIDWFLHGNYIERQRLQLLGVTCMLIASKYEEIYAPRIEEFCFITDNTYTRDQVLEMESQVLKHFSFQIYTPTSKTFLRRFLRAAQASHVMPSVEMEFLANYLTELTLVECEFLKFLPSVIAASAVFLAKWTMNQSSHPWNATLEHYTTYKASDLKACVQALQELQLNTKGCPLNSIRMKYKQDKFKSVAVFTSPELPDRLF, encoded by the exons ATGGGGAATGAGAAAGCCGTTTCTGGAAACACCATACCTCTCCATCCTCGCCCTATAACTCGTGCCCTTGCGCGAGCTTCTTCTAATCTTACAACATCTTCAGAAGGGGCTGTTGCTACAACACTGATCAACAACCAGGGAAGGGTTTTGAGAGCAAACAGTAAAAGAACAGCCTCGGATGATAAGAATGCCAATGCACCTAAGAGGCGAGCTGTTCTTAATGATATCACAAACGTTGCCTGCGAGAATAAAATTCAG ATAAAGAAGGGAAGGGCAAGTTCCTCCAGGGTTACAAACGCAGAGGTACAAGTTGTGTGTAAAGGCACAAACGAAGCATCTTCTTGTAGCTTTACCGAAAAGCCTAGTTCCAAGTTGCCACCAAGACCCCCTGGGAGATCAACTTCCACAG TTAAAAGAATCTGTGTTGGAGGAAGTTCCACTGTGGCAAGTATCCCAAAATTCATTGACATTGATTCAGATGTTAAGGATCATCTACTCTGTAGCCTATATGCACCTGAAATACACTACAACATGCGTGTTGCTGAG CTTAAACGCCGACCATCTCCTGATTTTATGGAGAGAACACAAAGAGATGTGACTAAGACAATGCGTGGAATCCTTGTTGATTGGCTTGTTGAGGTCTCAGAGGAATACACACTTGTACCTGACACTCTCTACCTCACAGTGTATCTCATAGATTGGTTTCTACATGGGAACTACATTGAAAGACAAAGACTTCAATTGCTCGGAGTCACTTGTATGCTCATTGCCTC GAAGTATGAGGAAATCTATGCGCCACGCATTGAAGAGTTCTGTTTCATCACGGACAACACTTACACAAGAGATCAGGTCTTGGAAATGGAGAGCCAAGTACTGAAGCATTTTAGTTTTCAGATTTACACTCCCACTTCAAAAACATTCCTCAGAAGATTTCTCAGAGCAGCTCAAGCTTCTCACGTG ATGCCAAGTGTGGAAATGGAGTTTCTGGCGAATTATCTAACGGAATTGACGTTAGTAGAGTGTGAATTCTTGAAGTTTCTTCCTTCGGTTATAGCTGCTTCGGCTGTTTTTCTTGCCAAGTGGACTATGAACCAATCAAGCCACCCTTGG AATGCAACACTGGAGCATTACACAACGTATAAAGCCTCGGATCTTAAAGCATGTGTTCAGGCCTTGCAAGAACTGCAGCTTAACACCAAAGGATGTCCACTAAACTCTATACGTATGAAGTACAAACAAGACaag tTCAAATCCGTGGCGGTGTTCACTTCTCCGGAGCTACCTGATAGgctattttga
- the LOC103830431 gene encoding aromatic aminotransferase ISS1: MGSFGMLSRRALGTEVPVMTQIRELAAELTNPMSLAQGVVYWQPPQKALDKVKELVWDPAISSYGPDEGLPELRQALQKKLREENKLTKSAVMVTAGANQAFVNLVLALCDHGDSVVMFQPYYFNAYTAFQMTGVTNIIVGPRHQHTLYPDADWLERTLSDSKPTPKVVSLVNPGNPSGTNLPEPLLKRISDICKDAGCWLIIDNTYEYFMYDGSKHCCVEGDQVVNIFSFSKTYGMMGWRLGYIAYSENLDGFAAELLKIQDNIPICASIISQRLALHALEEGGGWVRERVKGLVKNREIVKEALEPLGKENVKGGEGAIYLWAKLPEEHRDDFKVVRWLAHRHGVVVVPGCACGSPGHVRVSFGGLKEEETREAAERLRKGLEELVHRGMVE; encoded by the exons ATGGGTTCGTTCGGGATGCTATCGAGGAGAGCCTTGGGCACCGAAGTCCCCGTCATGACTCAG ATTCGGGAACTAGCGGCCGAACTGACCAACCCCATGTCTCTCGCCCAG GGAGTGGTGTATTGGCAGCCTCCTCAAAAGGCCTTAGACAAGGTCAAGGAGCTTGTCTGGGATCCTGCCATTAGCTCTTATGGTCCTGATGAAGGTTTGCCTGAGCTACGCCAGGCTCTTCAAAAAAAG CTGCGTGAAGAAAACAAGCTTACCAAATCAGCTGTGATGGTTACTGCTGGTGCCAATCAG GCGTTTGTGAATCTAGTCCTTGCACTATGTGATCACGGTGATTCGGTTGTCATGTTTCAGCCATACTACTTCAATGCCTACACTGCCTTCCAGATGACTGGAGTCACCAACATCATCGTTGGTCCTCGCCATCAACACACTCTCTATCCCGACGCAG ACTGGTTAGAGAGGACGCTCTCTGATTCTAAACCGACCCCAAAAGTTGTTAGTTTAGTGAATCCTGGTAACCCAAGCGGCACCAATCTCCCTGAACCTCTCCTCAAGAGGATTTCAGATATATGCAAAGATGCTGGGTGTTGGCTTATTATAGATAACACATACGA GTATTTCATGTATGACGGTTCAAAACATTGTTGCGTTGAGGGAGACCAGGTTGTTAacatcttctccttctctaaaaCCTATGGCATGATGGGTTGGAGGCTTGGATAC ATAGCATACTCAGAGAACTTAGATGGGTTTGCGGCAGAGCTTTTGAAAATTCAAGATAACATCCCAATATGTGCCTCCATAATATCTCAGCGACTGGCTTTACACGCTTTAGAGGAAGGTGGTGGGTGGGTAAGAGAGCGGGTAAAGGGTCTGGTGAAGAACAGGGAGATTGTTAAAGAGGCCCTTGAGCCGCTGGGGAAGGAGAACGTCAAGGGAGGAGAAGGAGCGATTTACCTGTGGGCAAAACTACCGGAGGAACACAGAGATGATTTCAAGGTGGTGAGGTGGCTGGCTCACCGTCATGGTGTGGTGGTGGTCCCGGGGTGTGCATGTGGTAGCCCAGGGCATGTCCGTGTTTCCTTTGGAGGGTTGAAGGAGGAGGAAACGAGGGAGGCTGCAGAGAGGCTGAGGAAAGGGTTAGAGGAGCTGGTTCACCGTGGAATGGTGGAATAA